A genome region from Methanofollis sp. UBA420 includes the following:
- a CDS encoding protein-S-isoprenylcysteine O-methyltransferase, with protein MALSGLGLLIFPLLYAFTPLLSFADYRLPDTAGIAGVIIFAAALLLFWRSHVDLGENWSPVMTVAGGQRLVTAGVYGHIRHPMYLAHLLWALALPLILWNGVAGWTMLVALVLRRMPREEAMMLDHFGEDYGAYMARTGRLVPRLWRR; from the coding sequence ATGGCCCTGAGCGGCCTCGGCCTCCTCATCTTCCCCCTTCTGTACGCCTTCACCCCCCTCCTCTCCTTTGCCGACTACCGCCTCCCTGACACCGCAGGCATCGCCGGCGTCATCATCTTTGCCGCCGCACTCTTGCTTTTCTGGCGCTCCCACGTCGACCTCGGGGAGAACTGGTCGCCGGTCATGACCGTCGCCGGCGGGCAGAGGCTCGTCACCGCCGGAGTCTATGGACACATCCGCCACCCGATGTACCTGGCGCATCTCCTCTGGGCGCTCGCCCTCCCCCTCATCCTCTGGAACGGCGTGGCCGGGTGGACGATGCTCGTCGCCCTCGTCCTCCGCCGGATGCCGCGGGAGGAGGCGATGATGCTCGACCATTTCGGCGAGGATTACGGGGCATACATGGCGAGGACAGGGCGTCTCGTCCCCCGACTGTGGCGGCGATAG
- a CDS encoding 4Fe-4S binding protein, which translates to MTEELKQAILERCTAMEIPLVGVADVGRWENPPFQPWMSEAFYPQSIFPEARSVIVIGLPVPLPVIETAPSIWYRELYRTMNTLLDQYTYRIAAHLTEQGYPSVFVPRDGYTGIEVLLEKPVAFFSHRHAAFLAGLGTFGVNNMLLTPEYGPRVRFGSVITAAELPPDPLMEEELCTRCMACVRMCPVSALNDEGYPAGLTDKRACAENSARLEKRRLAPCGICVRVCPIGRDRTRYGRKNIGIYSDPSLRPDLGQAWEHVQSYGTK; encoded by the coding sequence ATGACAGAGGAACTGAAACAGGCGATACTGGAGAGGTGCACGGCGATGGAGATCCCCCTTGTGGGGGTGGCAGATGTCGGGCGGTGGGAGAACCCACCTTTCCAGCCCTGGATGTCAGAGGCCTTTTACCCGCAATCGATCTTTCCGGAGGCTAGGTCGGTGATTGTGATCGGCCTGCCCGTCCCCCTGCCTGTCATCGAAACCGCACCGTCGATCTGGTACAGGGAACTCTACCGAACAATGAACACCCTCCTCGACCAGTACACCTACCGGATCGCCGCACACCTCACCGAGCAGGGGTATCCGTCCGTTTTTGTGCCTCGGGACGGTTACACAGGCATCGAAGTCCTCCTCGAAAAGCCGGTCGCCTTCTTCTCCCACCGCCACGCCGCCTTCCTTGCAGGACTCGGAACCTTCGGGGTTAACAACATGCTCCTGACTCCGGAGTACGGGCCGAGGGTGCGTTTCGGTTCTGTCATCACCGCCGCCGAACTCCCGCCCGATCCTCTCATGGAGGAGGAACTCTGCACCCGCTGCATGGCATGCGTGCGGATGTGCCCGGTCTCGGCCCTCAATGACGAGGGGTACCCTGCGGGTCTCACCGACAAAAGGGCCTGTGCCGAAAACAGTGCCAGACTTGAGAAGCGCCGTCTCGCACCCTGCGGCATATGCGTCAGGGTCTGCCCGATAGGGAGGGACCGCACACGCTATGGCAGGAAGAATATCGGGATCTACAGCGATCCCTCGCTGCGGCCAGACCTTGGGCAGGCATGGGAGCACGTGCAGTCGTACGGGACGAAGTAA
- a CDS encoding GNAT family protein yields the protein MHSWLPAICRMLARESVCEWLFFGPNTDEITREYFPPLIEAIEKACQEGQVPESPVFTIREKESEAFVGQCALLPVDFSPGAYLVGYQIDEPWWRGGYGTEACEFLVYYAFTILGAFRLNGDCAAGNTSSVRVMEKCGFVREGRQRRYWHARGGYHDRLLFGLLREDLEKRHLTGLEEHIGWKKQVKIYKNNNCKE from the coding sequence CTGCACTCATGGCTCCCGGCGATCTGCCGGATGCTTGCGCGTGAGTCTGTCTGCGAATGGCTTTTTTTCGGCCCGAACACCGATGAGATCACGAGGGAGTACTTCCCTCCCCTCATCGAAGCCATCGAAAAGGCATGTCAGGAGGGACAGGTGCCGGAGAGTCCGGTCTTTACCATAAGAGAGAAGGAGAGCGAGGCATTTGTCGGGCAGTGCGCCCTCCTCCCTGTGGACTTCAGCCCTGGGGCCTACCTGGTCGGGTACCAGATCGACGAGCCCTGGTGGCGGGGGGGCTATGGGACGGAGGCCTGCGAGTTTCTTGTCTATTATGCGTTCACCATCCTCGGGGCCTTCAGGCTGAACGGGGACTGCGCCGCCGGGAACACCAGTTCTGTGCGGGTGATGGAGAAGTGCGGCTTTGTCAGAGAGGGGCGACAGCGCCGGTACTGGCATGCCCGCGGAGGTTATCACGACCGCCTTCTTTTCGGACTTTTGAGGGAAGACCTAGAGAAAAGGCATCTCACTGGGCTTGAAGAGCATATCGGATGGAAAAAACAAGTAAAAATATACAAAAATAATAATTGTAAAGAGTAA
- the upp gene encoding uracil phosphoribosyltransferase: MTVRPVSHPVITHKINMLRDIGTKPKDFRQIVTEVTSLLTYEATRDLTLEKTTINEWQGGQMEVEMFLEEDPSIVPIFRAGIGMQEGFLSIIPNAKISYIGYYRDEETLRPKQYYAKLAENVQNRRNYVLDPMLATGGTTSAVCSLLKKAGVKSIKVLCILAAPEGLAKMERDHPDVEIIPAVIDECLNEKGYIMPGLGDAGDRLFGTR, translated from the coding sequence ATGACGGTACGGCCTGTGTCGCACCCGGTCATCACCCATAAGATCAATATGCTGCGGGACATCGGGACAAAGCCCAAGGACTTCAGACAGATCGTGACAGAAGTCACCTCTCTGCTGACGTACGAGGCGACCCGCGACCTGACGCTCGAAAAAACCACCATCAACGAGTGGCAGGGGGGACAGATGGAGGTTGAGATGTTCCTGGAGGAGGATCCCTCCATCGTCCCGATCTTCCGTGCCGGCATCGGCATGCAGGAGGGGTTCCTGAGCATCATCCCGAATGCCAAGATCAGTTACATCGGCTATTACAGGGACGAGGAGACCCTCAGGCCGAAACAGTACTATGCAAAACTGGCGGAGAACGTTCAGAACAGGAGGAACTATGTCCTGGACCCGATGCTTGCCACAGGCGGGACCACGTCCGCCGTCTGCTCCCTGCTGAAGAAGGCAGGAGTCAAGAGCATCAAGGTCCTCTGCATCCTTGCAGCGCCAGAAGGCCTTGCAAAGATGGAGAGGGACCATCCCGACGTGGAGATCATCCCCGCAGTGATCGACGAGTGCCTGAACGAGAAGGGCTATATCATGCCCGGCCTCGGCGATGCCGGGGACCGTCTCTTCGGCACCAGATAA
- a CDS encoding uracil-xanthine permease family protein, whose product MDIERVTTGIKRMFQGVQILFVAFGALVIVPLLTGLDPNVALFTAGIGTLIFQVVTRMKVPIFLASSFAFIPAISYGVATWGIPSTLCGLAAAGLLYVVLSVVIRVFGIEVVTRIFPPVVVGPVICIIGLSLAPVAVGMALGMDGGVQVVPVETALILAGVSLLTTLVIFTFGKGWLKLIPILCGIAVGYALSAALGIINYTKIVEEAWFSIPAFTLPEWNLAAILFIVPVAIAPAIEHFGDILAIGSVTGKNYLEDPGVHRTMLGDGIATFVASFIGGPPNTTYSEVTGAVALTREYNPLIMTAAAVCAIIFAFIGKIGAALHSIPVPVMGGVMILLFGLIASLGINQLVRNRVDLSAQKNIVIVSIILVTGIGGLFIPIGDFKLAGIGLAAIIGVLLNLAIPETQEVKA is encoded by the coding sequence ATGGACATCGAACGAGTGACTACTGGTATTAAACGAATGTTCCAGGGCGTTCAGATCCTTTTCGTCGCTTTCGGTGCGCTTGTCATCGTCCCCCTCCTCACGGGGCTGGACCCGAATGTCGCACTGTTTACGGCAGGGATCGGAACCCTGATCTTCCAGGTGGTAACGCGGATGAAGGTGCCGATCTTTCTTGCATCGTCCTTCGCGTTCATCCCTGCGATCAGTTACGGCGTGGCGACATGGGGCATCCCGAGCACCCTCTGCGGTCTTGCCGCGGCAGGTCTGCTCTATGTGGTGTTGAGCGTTGTCATCAGGGTGTTCGGCATAGAGGTGGTCACCAGGATCTTCCCGCCGGTTGTGGTCGGCCCGGTGATCTGCATCATCGGCCTGTCCCTGGCGCCGGTGGCGGTCGGCATGGCGCTCGGCATGGACGGGGGCGTCCAGGTGGTGCCTGTCGAGACAGCCCTCATCCTTGCAGGGGTATCTCTCCTGACGACGCTCGTGATCTTTACCTTCGGGAAGGGATGGCTCAAACTCATTCCGATCCTCTGCGGCATTGCAGTGGGGTACGCCCTCTCGGCCGCGCTCGGGATCATCAACTATACGAAGATCGTCGAGGAGGCATGGTTCTCTATCCCGGCATTTACCCTGCCAGAATGGAACCTCGCGGCGATCCTGTTCATCGTCCCGGTCGCCATCGCGCCGGCCATCGAGCACTTCGGCGACATTCTCGCCATCGGATCTGTTACCGGGAAGAACTACCTGGAAGATCCCGGCGTGCACAGGACGATGCTCGGGGACGGTATCGCCACCTTTGTGGCGTCCTTCATCGGCGGGCCGCCGAACACGACCTATTCTGAGGTCACGGGTGCGGTGGCGCTGACCAGAGAGTACAACCCGCTCATCATGACCGCGGCAGCCGTCTGTGCGATCATATTTGCATTTATCGGCAAGATCGGCGCCGCACTCCACAGCATCCCCGTCCCCGTGATGGGCGGTGTCATGATCCTGCTCTTCGGCCTGATCGCAAGCCTGGGCATCAACCAGCTGGTGCGGAACAGGGTCGACCTCTCGGCACAGAAGAACATCGTCATCGTCTCTATCATCCTGGTCACCGGTATCGGCGGACTGTTCATCCCGATCGGGGACTTTAAGTTAGCAGGGATCGGCCTTGCGGCGATCATCGGTGTCCTCCTGAACCTGGCGATCCCGGAGACACAGGAGGTGAAGGCGTAA
- a CDS encoding head GIN domain-containing protein, producing the protein MNRYCAGILILSAALIAGCTQFAPCIDGSGNVVSETRTVEPFHGVDLAAFGTVYLTQGTPASVRIEAEDNILPLLRTRVTDGVLTIDHNGQCFRNTQPVVFRVTTDGVRRVSVSGSGTVIGENEIRSENLETGVSGSGAIDLQVNVTDLASNIAGSGSTTLQGTATNHTAVVSGSGKVTAFDLETRRSKVTIDGSGTAEVLATEALDVVISGSGTVIYQGNPERLVQEVTGSGSLVHAG; encoded by the coding sequence GTGAACAGGTATTGTGCAGGCATCCTTATCCTCTCGGCAGCACTGATCGCAGGGTGTACACAGTTTGCACCCTGCATCGATGGGTCGGGAAATGTTGTTTCCGAGACGAGAACAGTCGAGCCTTTCCATGGCGTGGACCTTGCTGCCTTCGGCACGGTCTACCTGACACAGGGTACACCGGCCTCTGTACGGATCGAGGCCGAGGATAACATCCTTCCCCTCCTGAGGACACGGGTCACGGACGGCGTGTTAACCATAGACCACAACGGACAGTGCTTCAGGAATACGCAACCGGTCGTCTTCAGGGTCACGACAGATGGGGTCAGGAGGGTCTCGGTGAGTGGGTCGGGGACTGTCATCGGGGAGAACGAGATCAGGTCAGAGAACCTGGAAACCGGGGTCAGCGGGTCAGGGGCCATCGACCTCCAGGTGAATGTGACCGACCTTGCATCGAACATCGCCGGTTCGGGGAGCACAACCCTGCAGGGAACGGCGACAAATCATACGGCGGTCGTCAGCGGATCGGGAAAGGTAACGGCATTCGACCTTGAGACCAGACGTTCGAAGGTTACGATAGACGGGTCAGGGACAGCTGAAGTCCTTGCGACCGAGGCGCTGGACGTAGTCATCTCAGGCAGCGGGACGGTCATCTACCAGGGCAACCCGGAACGGTTGGTCCAGGAGGTCACGGGATCAGGGAGCCTGGTGCATGCCGGATAG
- a CDS encoding DMT family transporter, which translates to MVAPSRLPYLYALLAALLFGCGAPVAKVLLGDIGPVTLAGLFYVGSGSGVAAYLLACRVLGRDRNGSEAALTPGDLPWIIGIVLCGGFLAPVTLMLSLQSTPAATASLLLNFEAVATAVIAAIIFGEAVGRRTWAALGLITASCIILSWESGDVAGFSLAALGILLACTFWGMDNNFSRNVSAKDPVPTVAVKGLGAGLLSLLLAHLLGEALPSPGTCFLAMLAGFLSYGGLVSVLFLLSLRSVGTARTGSILAVAPFFGVAAAVVLFAAPPDAAFYLALPVMVGGAYLLVTERHSHLHHHEALVHEHRHRHDDLHHDHEHPPGTPPLDRAGYHSHLHAHVEVRHDHPHVPDIHHRHRHGGEE; encoded by the coding sequence ATGGTTGCCCCATCACGTCTGCCCTATCTCTATGCCCTCCTTGCCGCCCTGCTCTTCGGCTGCGGCGCCCCTGTCGCGAAGGTTCTCCTTGGCGACATCGGGCCTGTCACCCTGGCCGGACTCTTCTATGTCGGCAGCGGGAGCGGAGTCGCCGCCTATCTCCTTGCCTGCAGGGTTCTGGGCCGTGACAGGAACGGGTCAGAGGCGGCTCTCACGCCGGGTGATCTCCCCTGGATTATCGGGATCGTCCTCTGCGGCGGGTTTCTCGCCCCTGTCACCCTGATGCTCAGCCTGCAGTCGACGCCGGCGGCGACCGCTTCCCTCCTCCTCAATTTCGAGGCCGTGGCAACCGCGGTCATCGCGGCGATCATCTTTGGCGAAGCGGTCGGGAGACGGACCTGGGCCGCGCTCGGACTGATCACCGCCTCCTGCATCATCCTGTCCTGGGAGTCCGGCGACGTCGCGGGTTTCTCCCTTGCAGCTCTCGGCATCCTCCTTGCCTGCACCTTCTGGGGGATGGACAACAATTTCAGCAGGAATGTCTCGGCAAAGGATCCTGTCCCGACCGTGGCGGTGAAGGGCCTCGGGGCCGGTCTCCTCTCCCTGCTCCTCGCCCATCTCCTCGGCGAGGCGCTGCCGTCACCGGGCACCTGCTTCCTCGCCATGCTGGCCGGTTTCCTCAGCTATGGCGGCCTTGTCAGCGTCCTCTTCCTCCTCTCACTCAGGAGTGTCGGGACGGCAAGGACCGGTTCGATCCTTGCTGTCGCACCGTTTTTCGGGGTTGCAGCGGCGGTCGTCCTCTTCGCCGCCCCGCCCGATGCCGCGTTCTACCTCGCCCTGCCGGTGATGGTCGGGGGGGCGTATCTCCTGGTCACCGAGCGCCACTCCCATCTCCACCATCACGAGGCCCTTGTCCACGAGCACCGCCACAGGCACGACGACCTCCACCACGACCACGAGCACCCGCCCGGCACGCCCCCTCTGGACCGGGCCGGGTACCACTCCCATCTCCACGCGCATGTCGAGGTCCGGCACGACCACCCCCATGTTCCCGACATCCACCACCGCCACCGCCATGGAGGTGAAGAATAA
- the eif1A gene encoding translation initiation factor eIF-1A codes for MSYFKDKDSGPDGEIIRVRLPNKRNKEMFANAELMLGANHIRVRCYDGTTRVGRIKGKIKKRVWIREGDILIVTPWDFQADKCDIIYRYTRPQVDWLRGHGYL; via the coding sequence CTGAGTTATTTCAAAGATAAGGATAGTGGACCGGATGGGGAGATCATACGGGTCCGTCTCCCGAACAAGAGAAACAAAGAGATGTTTGCAAACGCGGAGTTGATGCTCGGCGCAAATCATATCAGAGTCAGGTGCTATGACGGCACGACGCGTGTCGGCCGGATCAAGGGCAAGATCAAGAAGCGGGTCTGGATCCGCGAGGGCGATATCCTGATCGTCACCCCCTGGGATTTCCAGGCGGACAAGTGCGATATCATCTACCGCTACACCCGGCCGCAGGTCGACTGGCTCCGCGGTCACGGATATCTCTGA
- a CDS encoding DUF7289 family protein: MKRFGIENNEGVSEAIGFILIFGLVLTGIALITLYGYPMLMQQQSNADVRNMEQTMVVLQNDMKALCFKSVPYKETSLQVSGGSLAMESASGTVQTFNISVQNNAMATDRIHTAGLSPFSPGMLAYTSDGQDATIALENGGVIRAQAGGSAMIAEPRWYTDDANGKKTLVINLVALDTTTPMARTGMGEVRLQLVQTDPPHIESFASAETVEITYTPDPARDFSKAWENYLTGQELEMTGSGGTYTKSGVNRLIIKKYEIQVLSI; the protein is encoded by the coding sequence ATGAAAAGATTCGGAATCGAGAACAACGAGGGTGTATCCGAGGCGATAGGGTTCATCCTCATCTTCGGACTGGTGCTGACCGGGATCGCCCTGATCACCCTGTACGGCTACCCGATGCTCATGCAGCAGCAGAGCAACGCAGACGTACGGAACATGGAGCAGACGATGGTGGTGCTGCAGAACGACATGAAAGCCCTCTGCTTCAAGAGCGTCCCGTACAAGGAGACCTCCCTGCAGGTGAGCGGCGGGTCGCTTGCGATGGAGAGCGCCAGCGGCACCGTGCAGACCTTCAACATCAGCGTCCAGAATAATGCAATGGCAACGGATAGAATCCATACCGCTGGCCTATCCCCCTTCTCCCCCGGCATGCTCGCCTACACCTCAGACGGGCAGGACGCCACCATCGCCCTGGAGAACGGCGGGGTGATCAGGGCGCAGGCAGGCGGCTCGGCGATGATCGCGGAACCGCGGTGGTACACCGACGACGCCAACGGAAAGAAGACACTGGTGATCAACCTTGTCGCCCTCGATACGACCACACCCATGGCGAGGACAGGCATGGGGGAAGTGCGGTTGCAACTCGTGCAGACAGATCCGCCGCACATAGAATCCTTCGCATCAGCCGAGACAGTGGAGATCACCTATACCCCCGACCCGGCCAGAGACTTCTCGAAGGCCTGGGAGAACTATCTCACCGGACAGGAACTGGAAATGACCGGTAGCGGCGGCACGTACACAAAGAGCGGTGTGAACCGCCTGATCATCAAAAAATACGAGATCCAGGTGCTCTCAATCTGA
- a CDS encoding DUF7288 family protein: MVDDSAQLYTMEGIAAAFIVLATAYLVAGTTSVYTPGDSHITDMQLEVLGNDVLAVMDTPVSADAESNLTKYIAAWDDSAFNAEFGGLLNKKTDGTDRLQFAAEVSYRNTTGVVTTEDFGTSATRSGYEQAVRVTRLVTITGKPDGSPADVRDVPQVVMVEVLIWRG; encoded by the coding sequence ATGGTAGACGATTCAGCGCAACTCTACACGATGGAGGGGATTGCGGCGGCATTCATCGTCCTGGCGACGGCGTACCTCGTCGCCGGCACGACGAGCGTGTACACGCCCGGCGACTCGCACATCACCGACATGCAGCTTGAAGTCCTCGGCAACGACGTGCTGGCCGTGATGGACACGCCGGTCAGCGCCGATGCCGAGAGCAACCTCACGAAGTACATCGCGGCATGGGACGACAGTGCATTCAACGCCGAGTTCGGAGGCCTCTTGAATAAAAAGACCGACGGGACTGACAGACTCCAGTTCGCCGCAGAGGTTTCATACCGGAACACCACCGGAGTCGTCACGACGGAGGACTTTGGAACATCGGCGACACGGAGCGGTTACGAGCAGGCAGTGCGGGTGACGAGGCTCGTGACCATCACCGGCAAACCCGACGGTTCACCTGCTGATGTCAGGGACGTCCCGCAGGTCGTGATGGTGGAGGTGCTCATATGGAGAGGTTAG
- a CDS encoding FmdE family protein codes for MQNPTFEEAVRFHGHRCPGLAFGYRAAEIAMEKIGAVRAPDEELVAIVENDACGVDGIQVVTGCTVGKGNLILRDLGKGAWTLINRTSGKAVRIMTRPDFSVDVVDPAFHPLRAKVHGGSATPGERKAYREHLDAVCAAILTHPADEVFAVREVAPDVPEKARIFASYTCAVCGEQVAESRARVKDGKIVCIPCAGKYTRGW; via the coding sequence ATGCAGAACCCCACCTTCGAGGAGGCCGTCCGCTTCCACGGCCACCGCTGCCCTGGCCTTGCCTTCGGGTACCGCGCTGCGGAGATCGCGATGGAAAAGATCGGTGCCGTCCGTGCTCCCGACGAGGAACTTGTGGCGATCGTCGAGAATGACGCCTGCGGTGTGGACGGCATTCAGGTCGTCACCGGATGTACCGTTGGGAAAGGGAACCTCATCCTCCGTGACCTCGGCAAGGGTGCATGGACCCTCATCAACCGCACGAGCGGGAAGGCGGTGCGGATCATGACCCGCCCCGACTTTTCCGTGGATGTCGTCGACCCCGCGTTCCACCCCCTGCGGGCGAAGGTCCATGGCGGTTCGGCAACGCCGGGGGAGAGAAAGGCGTACAGGGAGCACCTCGACGCCGTCTGTGCCGCCATCCTGACGCACCCTGCCGACGAAGTCTTTGCGGTCAGGGAAGTGGCGCCCGACGTGCCCGAGAAGGCCAGGATCTTTGCGTCGTACACCTGTGCCGTCTGCGGGGAACAGGTCGCCGAATCGCGGGCGCGGGTCAAGGACGGGAAGATCGTCTGCATCCCGTGCGCCGGAAAATATACGAGAGGGTGGTGA
- a CDS encoding DUF1015 domain-containing protein: MVKVYRFSGLRPERAYAAKIASVPYDVVTTDEAAEVIRKNPLSFLSVSRTDAILRDIPADDEQIYEKARETFQEMQEKGIFRRDDAPSMYLYRVKQGGNLYLGLVACLDVDDYIQDVIKKHEHTRYDKERDRTRHIDATNANTGLVVVLYPDEGDIFGYIESILQEGEPDAVVKTEQGNVHELFRISDPVRLAHIESLFARVPATYIADGHHRAKSAVTIAGDRRQAGTYEAEDGRFMAILLAHKRVKIHGYSRLVTDLGTYTPESFLAALKKGFEVKAYGEIDDTVFRVPPLRGADGHHVFHMYLGGVWYEITCPVENPDDLIGSLDVSVIQKRVLEGMLGITDPRGDARLQYLGGARPLADLEERVDSGEFAVAFSMQPVNVETVMEIADAGMVMPPKSTWFEPKLLSGLVIHTLGEGKKE, encoded by the coding sequence ATGGTAAAGGTATACCGTTTTTCAGGGCTGCGGCCCGAGCGCGCATATGCCGCGAAGATTGCCTCGGTGCCATACGACGTGGTGACGACAGACGAGGCCGCAGAGGTCATCAGGAAAAACCCGCTCTCTTTTCTCAGCGTGAGCAGGACAGACGCCATCCTCAGGGACATCCCTGCCGACGACGAGCAGATCTACGAGAAGGCGAGGGAGACCTTCCAGGAGATGCAGGAGAAGGGGATCTTCCGCCGGGACGACGCCCCGTCGATGTACCTCTACCGGGTGAAGCAGGGGGGCAACCTCTATCTCGGGCTCGTCGCCTGCCTCGACGTCGACGACTACATCCAGGACGTCATCAAGAAACACGAGCACACCCGCTATGACAAGGAAAGGGATCGGACCAGACACATCGACGCCACGAACGCCAACACCGGCCTCGTGGTCGTCCTCTACCCTGACGAGGGTGACATCTTCGGGTACATCGAGTCCATCCTCCAGGAGGGCGAGCCCGATGCGGTCGTCAAGACCGAGCAGGGGAATGTCCACGAGCTCTTCAGGATCAGCGACCCTGTCCGCCTCGCGCACATCGAGAGCCTCTTCGCCCGCGTGCCGGCCACCTATATCGCCGATGGTCACCACCGCGCCAAATCCGCGGTGACGATCGCCGGGGACCGCCGGCAGGCCGGAACCTATGAGGCCGAGGACGGCCGGTTCATGGCGATCCTCCTCGCCCATAAGAGGGTGAAGATCCACGGCTACTCTAGGCTCGTCACCGACCTCGGCACGTACACGCCCGAGTCCTTCCTCGCCGCCCTGAAGAAAGGCTTCGAGGTGAAGGCGTACGGCGAGATAGACGACACCGTCTTCCGTGTCCCGCCCCTCAGGGGGGCCGACGGCCACCATGTCTTCCACATGTACCTGGGCGGCGTCTGGTACGAGATCACCTGCCCTGTCGAGAACCCCGACGACCTGATCGGTTCCCTCGACGTCTCCGTCATCCAGAAGAGGGTGCTCGAGGGGATGCTCGGGATCACCGACCCCCGCGGCGACGCCCGTCTCCAGTACCTCGGCGGTGCCAGGCCCCTTGCCGACCTCGAAGAGAGGGTTGACTCAGGCGAGTTTGCCGTCGCCTTCTCGATGCAGCCTGTCAATGTCGAGACCGTGATGGAGATCGCGGACGCAGGGATGGTCATGCCCCCGAAGTCGACCTGGTTCGAACCGAAACTCCTCTCCGGGCTTGTGATCCACACGCTCGGCGAAGGGAAGAAAGAGTAA
- the rimI gene encoding ribosomal protein S18-alanine N-acetyltransferase, whose product MSEPGFFLRKATAADLPAIVAIEHESFVDPWNEETFLQALECWAETFFVAVVDREVAGFIVGGIEDTGEAVYGHICNFAVAERFRHRGIGRALVRSAEQQFAIALAEGVQLEVRYSNTAAQRFYRRRGYEPVFTVAGYYSNGEDAIVMMKWFF is encoded by the coding sequence ATGTCAGAGCCCGGGTTTTTCCTGCGAAAGGCGACAGCGGCAGACCTCCCGGCCATTGTCGCCATCGAGCATGAGTCCTTCGTGGACCCCTGGAACGAGGAGACGTTCCTCCAGGCGCTTGAGTGCTGGGCCGAGACCTTCTTTGTGGCGGTCGTGGACAGGGAGGTCGCGGGCTTCATCGTCGGGGGGATCGAGGATACCGGCGAGGCGGTGTACGGCCACATCTGCAACTTTGCGGTGGCAGAGAGGTTCAGGCACCGCGGGATCGGGAGGGCGCTCGTCCGCAGTGCCGAACAGCAGTTTGCCATCGCCCTCGCCGAGGGTGTCCAGCTGGAGGTGAGATACTCCAACACCGCGGCCCAGAGGTTCTACCGGAGACGGGGATATGAACCGGTCTTCACCGTCGCCGGCTATTACTCCAATGGAGAGGATGCCATCGTGATGATGAAGTGGTTCTTCTGA